The region ATGATCGTATCCGCGCGCGGCCGCCTCGCGGGCCCGGTAGGCGACGAGTGCGCGGTAGACGCCCCTCCCCCGCCATTCCGGTACGGTCCCGCCGCCCCAGCGGCTGGCGAACCGGGCGCCCGGGTGCAGGTCCATGCGGGCCGCGCTGACCGGCACGTCGCCGGCCATGGCGAGGACGGCGACGACGTCGCCGGCGGCGAGCTGGTCGAGCAGGCGCTCCCTGATGCGCTCGCGGGTCGCGCCGAAGGCCTGCTCATGCACCTCGGCCACCAGCTCCACGTCGTCAGAGCCGGTCACCGGGACCAGCCGCACGCCCTCGGGGGTCGGGCCCGTCGGGGCGGGCCTCCCGGCGCATCTGCCGGTCGAAGAGCTCCAGCACCTCAGCCCCCGAACCGCCGCTGGCGGGCGGCGAAGCTGCGCAGCGCGCGCAGGAAGTCGATCTCGCGGAAGGCGGGCCAGTACGCCTCGCAGAAGTACAGCTCGGAGTAGGCGGACTGCCAGAGCAGGAAGTTGGACAGCCGCTGCTCGCCGCTGGTGCGGATGACGAGGTCGGGGTCGGGCTGACCGGCGGTGTACAGGTGGGGGGCGATGTCGTCCACGCTCAGGGTCGAGGCCAGCTCCACCATGGACTGCCCGGCCTCGGCCCGCTCGTACAGCAGCTCGCGCAGGGCGTCGATGACCTCCTGGCGGCCGCCGTACCCGATGGCCAGCGTGAGGTGGAAACCGGTCTCGCACGTGCGGGTCGCCTCGACGGCGCTCTTGAGTGCGCGGGCGGTGGTGTCGGGCAGCATGTCGAGCAGGCCCGCGACGTGGACGCGCCAGCGGGCGTCGGGGCGGTCGAACCGGTCGGTGACCATCTGTTCGATCACCCGCAGCAGGTAGGCGACCTCCTCGCCGCCGCGGCGCTCGAGGTTCTCCGTCGAGCACAGGAACACGGTCACGTGCTGGATGCCCAGGCCCTCGCACCACGACAGGACGTGCTCGATGTGCTCGGCGCCGTACTTGTGGCCGATGCTCGGGCTGGGCAGGCCCTGCTGCTTGGCCCAGCGCCGGTTGCCGTCCATGATCAGGCCGACGTGGCGGGGCAGCGGCCCGGCCGTGGCCTGGCGGCGCAGGCGCCGGGCGTAGAGGGAATGAAGGAGGTCAGTCGTCCACATGATCCAAGGATGGCGCACCCGCGGGGCCGGAGGCCCCTCCTTCCCGATGTGCCGGGCCGAGGTGGGTGAGCTTGTCGGGGTTGGTGATGATGTAGATCCCGTTCACCTGCTCGCCGTCCGGGGTGAGGTCGAGCACCATCATGCCGAACGGCGCGTCGCCGTCGAACACCACGGCGGACGGGTCGCCGTTCACCTCGCGGTGGTGGACGTCAAGACCGGCGGGCACGCGGTCGAAGCCCGAGGTGAGCAGCCTGGCCACCTTGTCGCGGCCGTGGACGGGGCGCAGGCCGGGCTGCGGCGCCTTGCCGCCGCCGTCCGACCAGAGGGTCACGTCCGGTGCCAGCAGCCGCAGCAGGCCCGTCAGGTCGCCGCCGAACACGGCCGCCAGGAACTTCTCGGTGGCCCTGCGCCGCAGCCCCGGGTCCACGTCGTAGCGGGGCCGGCGGGCGTGGACGTGCTCGCGGGCGCGGTGGGCGAGCTGGCGCACGGACGCCGAGGTACGGTCGAGAATCTCGGCGATCTCCGTGTGCGCGTAGCCGAAGACCTCGTGCAGCAGGAACACCACGCGTTCCGTCGGGCTGAGCGACTGGAGCACCACGAGCAGCGCCATCGACACCGACTCGGCGCGCAGGGCCTCGCCTGAGGCGTCCTCCTGGTCGCCGGTGGCGACGGGCTCGGGCAGCCACGGGCCGACGTACTGCTCGCGGCGGCGGTCGATGCTCTCCTGGCGGGCCAGCGCCCGGTTGATCGCGATGCGTACGAGGTAGGCGCGCGGGTTGGCGATCTCCTCGCCCGACTCGCTGCGCGGCGCCCAGGCCAGCCACGTCTCCTGCAGCACGTCCTCGGTGTCGGCGACGCTGCCCAGCATGTTGTAGACAACGGAGAACAACAGCTCTCGGTGGTCGACGAAGACCTGGGTGGCCTCTGGCATCGCGGTGTCCTCCTGGAGGGGTCACGGCCGTCTACCTGGTGAGAGCCCTCGCGCCCCGGCGAGTGTGACAGGCTGGGCGCGAATGTGACCGGCGTCTCATTCCGTACGCGGCCAGGCGTCGCCCCAGTCGGCGTCCCGCGCGGCGCGGTAGAGGTCGCCCTGCCGCTTGGACACGATCACGTCGCTGACCTCGTCGTCGCCCGTGCACAGGCGCAGGGACACCACGCCCTTGCGCTTGACCGGGTGGCGCAGGATCCGGGCCTCGGCCCGCTCCGCCGGGACCGTCGTGGCGGCCACGTACGAGAACTTCTCGTCCTCGAAGCTGAGCGTGCCCGCCTTGATCCGCCGGTGCAGGGAGCTCCTCGGGAGCCGGACGGAGAAGTGGCACCAGTCGCGTCCCGGCACGATCGGGCAGGGGCCGTCGTGGGGGCAGGGGGCCACGATGGTCAGGCCGCGGGCGGCCAGGACCTCCCTGGCCTCGGCGACGGTGGCGTAGCCCGCGGGGGTGCCGGGCTCGACGACGATCACCATGGCGGCGTCGGCGGCCAGCCAGCCGACGATCTCCCGGCGCTGCGCCTCGGGCAGCTCGCCCAGCGCGTACGACATGGTCACCAGGTCGGCCGGGGGCCGGTCGAGGCCGGGGCGGACCGACGCCTGCCGCCAGGTGACGCCGCGGAGCGACCCGGACGTCCGGGCGAGGCGTTTGCCCAGGTCGATGATGTGCGGGTCGTGTTCGATGACGGTGATCTGCTCGAGGGAGCCCCACGTCCGGTCCGCCGCCCAGATCGCCGCCCCGGTGCCGCCGCCCACGTCGAGGTGCGTCCTGGGCCGGAAGCCCGGGGTCAAGGTGGCGGCCTGACGCATGGCCGTGGCGGCGGCGGCGTACGTGGCGGGCATCCGGTAGGCGGCGTACGCGGCGACGTCGGCCCGCGACCTGATATGGGTGCCTCCTCCCGTGCCCGTACGGTAGCTCTGGGTGAGGCGCGCGACGGAGTCGGACAGGTCTTGCGGCGAGTAGCCGGACACGGCGTTGTCCAGTGCGGCTCTGAGTTCATCGGGCAGGAGCATGTACAGACCTCAGCGGATTCCTTGAGCGGGGCGGACGGGACGCCAGAGTGGTGCCGTCGCCACCGGCCCAAGCCATTATCGGCCACGCCGCGCCCTGGCCGAGAGCGGCTGCGCCCCCGGCGAACAGCCGCGTTCCCCGGCCCCTCGCCGCAGTAGCGTCCTTGGTGTGCTGATCGTCGACAACGTCAAGGTCGTGTACGAGGAGGCCGGTCCCGCGGCGCCCGCGGGCGGCCGGCAGCTCGATGGGCGGCGCATACGCGACCGAGGCCGCGCTGGCCGCCCCCTCCCGGGTCGACGAGGTGTGGGAGGCCGCGGTGGAGATGTGCCATCTGGTGTTCGAACGCTCGTGGACCGGCCCCCGATCCACGGAACGCTTCCTCACCCCGCCACCCGCCTGCACGAGATCAGCGCCCCCACGCTGGTGATCAACGGCCTGTCGAACGTGCCCGGCATCCAGGAGGTCTCCGGCCTGCTGGCGAAGGGCATCCCCGGCGCCCGGCGCCTCGACCTCCCCGAGACTGGTCACCTGCCGCCACTCGAGCGCCCGAAGGAGGTGACGGCGGCCCTGACGGCGTTCCTGGCGGACGTCTTCACCGGGTGATGACGGGCGCGGTGGCCTGCTGGGCGCGTCCCGTCCGGATGGTGTGCTCGGCCAGGAGGCCGCCGATGGCCGACGTCAGCAGCTCCCTGTGCTCCTCCGGCAGCTCCCTCGTCAACGCGTCCAGCTGCCGCGCGACCCCCTCGTGGGCCAGCACGCCGATCCGGGTCCCCTCCGTGCTCAGCTCGATCAGGCAGGCCCGCCGGTCACGGGAGTCGCGGGTGCGGACCACCAGCCCCCGTTTCTCGGCCCGGTCCACGAGCCCGGTCAGGCTCGACTTCTCCAGGTGCAGCGCGCGTGTCAGCTCGGTCATCCCCACGGGCCCGTCGATGAGCAGGCACAGCAGCTGCGCCTGCTGGGGCGTCAGGTCGTGCTCCCTGCTGACCTCCCCGAACACCTGCTGCACCAGATGCGCCAGCCGTACGAGCGCTTCGGTGAACCGCAGGGCCGGCTCCTTCGTCGTCACCACGGCACCGAGTCTACTTGACAATGGTTCACAGTACGAACTAATTTCGTTATCGCTCTCAACTGTTCGTACAA is a window of Nonomuraea helvata DNA encoding:
- a CDS encoding small ribosomal subunit Rsm22 family protein, which translates into the protein MLLPDELRAALDNAVSGYSPQDLSDSVARLTQSYRTGTGGGTHIRSRADVAAYAAYRMPATYAAAATAMRQAATLTPGFRPRTHLDVGGGTGAAIWAADRTWGSLEQITVIEHDPHIIDLGKRLARTSGSLRGVTWRQASVRPGLDRPPADLVTMSYALGELPEAQRREIVGWLAADAAMVIVVEPGTPAGYATVAEAREVLAARGLTIVAPCPHDGPCPIVPGRDWCHFSVRLPRSSLHRRIKAGTLSFEDEKFSYVAATTVPAERAEARILRHPVKRKGVVSLRLCTGDDEVSDVIVSKRQGDLYRAARDADWGDAWPRTE
- a CDS encoding MarR family winged helix-turn-helix transcriptional regulator, translated to MVTTKEPALRFTEALVRLAHLVQQVFGEVSREHDLTPQQAQLLCLLIDGPVGMTELTRALHLEKSSLTGLVDRAEKRGLVVRTRDSRDRRACLIELSTEGTRIGVLAHEGVARQLDALTRELPEEHRELLTSAIGGLLAEHTIRTGRAQQATAPVITR
- the sigJ gene encoding RNA polymerase sigma factor SigJ; this encodes MPEATQVFVDHRELLFSVVYNMLGSVADTEDVLQETWLAWAPRSESGEEIANPRAYLVRIAINRALARQESIDRRREQYVGPWLPEPVATGDQEDASGEALRAESVSMALLVVLQSLSPTERVVFLLHEVFGYAHTEIAEILDRTSASVRQLAHRAREHVHARRPRYDVDPGLRRRATEKFLAAVFGGDLTGLLRLLAPDVTLWSDGGGKAPQPGLRPVHGRDKVARLLTSGFDRVPAGLDVHHREVNGDPSAVVFDGDAPFGMMVLDLTPDGEQVNGIYIITNPDKLTHLGPAHREGGASGPAGAPSLDHVDD
- the uppS gene encoding polyprenyl diphosphate synthase, yielding MWTTDLLHSLYARRLRRQATAGPLPRHVGLIMDGNRRWAKQQGLPSPSIGHKYGAEHIEHVLSWCEGLGIQHVTVFLCSTENLERRGGEEVAYLLRVIEQMVTDRFDRPDARWRVHVAGLLDMLPDTTARALKSAVEATRTCETGFHLTLAIGYGGRQEVIDALRELLYERAEAGQSMVELASTLSVDDIAPHLYTAGQPDPDLVIRTSGEQRLSNFLLWQSAYSELYFCEAYWPAFREIDFLRALRSFAARQRRFGG
- a CDS encoding GNAT family N-acetyltransferase, with amino-acid sequence MRLVPVTGSDDVELVAEVHEQAFGATRERIRERLLDQLAAGDVVAVLAMAGDVPVSAARMDLHPGARFASRWGGGTVPEWRGRGVYRALVAYRAREAAARGYDHLQVDASSQSRPILLRLGFEALTTTTPYVHD